Proteins encoded together in one Candidatus Xianfuyuplasma coldseepsis window:
- a CDS encoding NifU family protein — translation MNDEMIEKQVKEIIRKIRPYIQRDGGDIRYVRFEDGIVFVEMLGACVGCGALDSTLKDGIETILLEEVPGIIGVENI, via the coding sequence ATGAATGACGAAATGATAGAAAAACAAGTAAAAGAAATCATACGAAAAATTCGACCTTATATCCAACGTGATGGTGGTGACATTCGCTATGTACGTTTCGAAGACGGAATCGTATTTGTTGAAATGTTAGGTGCATGCGTTGGTTGTGGAGCACTGGATTCGACTCTAAAAGACGGGATTGAAACCATCTTGTTAGAAGAAGTACCAGGAATCATTGGTGTCGAGAATATTTAA
- a CDS encoding diadenylate cyclase, with protein MSDITQFDVLLINVYLLAIFTNLIKTKTIIHLYRFFKLLVVVLIVVAIIEMVREQIVWHEALIKGLPIIPLFVVTVQTEFVLILKKLGFKGGHLFSNTIEDTVKIELIKSVDFLSSKRIGALITFEKTNSLDEYISTAYPINAQLNHELLSTIFFPSTPLHDGAVIVRMSNIVCAGAYFPPTERLDIPKTFGSRHRAAIGISEITDSLTIVVSEETGKISVAVDGYLDHDISKEALLLYLEKHLQS; from the coding sequence ATGTCAGATATTACTCAATTCGACGTTTTATTGATAAACGTATACTTGCTTGCCATTTTTACCAATCTCATCAAAACAAAAACGATCATTCATTTGTATCGTTTCTTTAAACTGCTTGTTGTTGTTTTGATTGTGGTTGCAATTATTGAAATGGTGCGAGAACAGATTGTGTGGCATGAGGCTTTAATCAAGGGATTACCTATCATACCTTTGTTTGTTGTTACGGTTCAAACGGAATTTGTATTGATATTAAAGAAACTTGGTTTTAAGGGAGGACATCTCTTCTCAAATACCATTGAAGATACGGTTAAAATTGAATTGATAAAAAGTGTTGATTTCCTCTCTAGTAAGCGCATTGGGGCATTGATAACGTTTGAAAAAACAAACTCATTAGATGAATATATCTCAACGGCTTATCCTATTAATGCCCAGTTAAATCATGAGTTGTTATCGACCATATTCTTCCCTAGTACACCGCTGCATGATGGCGCTGTTATCGTACGAATGAGCAATATTGTTTGTGCAGGAGCATATTTTCCACCAACGGAACGATTGGATATACCAAAAACCTTTGGTTCACGGCATCGTGCTGCCATCGGAATTAGCGAGATTACAGATTCTTTAACAATTGTTGTTTCGGAGGAAACAGGGAAGATCAGTGTTGCTGTTGATGGATATTTGGATCACGATATTTCAAAAGAAGCTTTGTTGTTATATCTCGAAAAACATTTGCAATCATAA
- the ispD gene encoding 2-C-methyl-D-erythritol 4-phosphate cytidylyltransferase, with protein sequence MEFTAIITAAGSGTRMGLEFNKIFLKINGKRVIDYSIEFFENYPFCKEIVLVSSDADFNFMYDQYHHRVTSIVVGGRTRQESVFKALNKAKYEYVLIHDAARPYISSVKIDHLVKDMVTTSASTLAVSVVDTIVKTSGNRLNKTLDRNELVAIQTPQAFFKDLLLDAHRKARNSRYQATDDTDLIRRFTTVMPSYVEGDYRSIKLTTKEDIPLLEVIL encoded by the coding sequence ATGGAATTTACAGCAATAATTACTGCCGCTGGAAGTGGTACAAGAATGGGTTTAGAATTCAATAAAATATTCTTAAAAATCAATGGTAAAAGAGTGATTGATTACAGTATTGAATTTTTCGAAAATTATCCATTTTGTAAAGAAATAGTACTAGTATCATCAGATGCTGATTTTAACTTCATGTATGATCAATATCATCACCGTGTTACTAGTATTGTTGTAGGTGGAAGAACACGTCAAGAAAGTGTATTTAAAGCGCTTAATAAAGCGAAATACGAATATGTATTAATTCATGATGCGGCTCGACCATACATAAGTTCTGTAAAAATTGATCATTTAGTGAAAGATATGGTTACTACTTCTGCTTCTACACTTGCTGTTTCGGTTGTTGATACGATAGTAAAAACAAGCGGAAACCGCTTAAATAAGACGTTGGATAGAAATGAATTGGTTGCCATTCAAACACCTCAGGCTTTCTTTAAGGATTTATTGCTTGATGCCCATAGAAAAGCACGTAATTCACGGTATCAAGCTACCGATGATACAGATTTAATACGGCGTTTTACTACAGTTATGCCATCTTATGTAGAAGGTGATTATCGCTCTATTAAGCTAACTACTAAAGAAGATATTCCACTATTGGAGGTGATTTTATGA
- a CDS encoding S1 RNA-binding domain-containing protein — protein sequence MNKGSIVKGEITAIKPYGAFVKIDDQYVGLIHISEFSDGFVRNIEDYVAVGDVMELKVLDVQDHKLSLSFKALHKRKKRYNIVLKSGFSPLKEKLDQWIENYHKKR from the coding sequence ATGAACAAGGGAAGCATTGTTAAAGGAGAGATTACTGCAATTAAGCCATATGGAGCGTTTGTAAAAATCGATGATCAATATGTGGGATTAATCCATATATCCGAATTTAGCGATGGATTTGTCCGTAATATTGAAGATTACGTTGCTGTAGGCGATGTTATGGAGCTAAAAGTGCTCGACGTACAAGATCACAAACTCAGCTTATCGTTTAAAGCATTGCATAAACGTAAAAAACGATACAATATTGTCTTAAAAAGCGGGTTTTCTCCTTTAAAAGAAAAACTTGATCAATGGATCGAGAATTATCACAAAAAACGATGA
- a CDS encoding diguanylate cyclase domain-containing protein: MNPLLLVGIIAAWFIYAIIIKLTKKRKYDYSFIVAFVFLLAFGYLYFFEDFEGVYYTWYSYITVGFFAFYMIIDNSVLLFKKNVSEFDFHDLEQKLEYVSSSSELLRQRFISTIELLRDGISFRDGDQIFGSDRFIEIIGVKDNEIPVEDFENLIIKEDLVEYHSKLEKCSRKYPTYRIKYRIKKDGKKIWVDEHGKMIILHKKRSYISLIKPLDIRRYPESEVDVLNNLAGHKEMYQEMQRLHRKKNAYHFVLIYLTNIPKINEKYGREFGDLMMGEYLSQIRFKFIKDNQSLFRISGIKFGLIIKEKSKFDILDRALVGSGELFTMHMKFGGVTQTIYPNLGISESPYEGKKPETVLQEAEQALQQTFHDSFGQSFCFFNRK, from the coding sequence ATGAACCCACTACTTCTTGTAGGTATTATCGCTGCATGGTTTATCTATGCGATAATCATTAAATTAACAAAGAAACGAAAGTACGACTATTCTTTCATAGTCGCTTTTGTTTTTTTATTGGCATTTGGTTACCTCTACTTCTTTGAAGACTTTGAAGGAGTATATTATACCTGGTATTCATACATTACTGTCGGTTTCTTCGCGTTTTACATGATTATTGATAATTCGGTACTCTTATTTAAGAAAAACGTCTCAGAATTCGATTTTCATGACCTTGAGCAGAAACTTGAGTATGTTTCTTCATCATCTGAACTATTAAGACAACGATTTATATCAACCATCGAGTTGCTCCGTGATGGAATTTCCTTCCGAGATGGGGATCAGATCTTTGGATCGGATCGATTTATTGAAATAATTGGTGTAAAAGACAATGAAATTCCTGTAGAGGACTTTGAAAACTTAATCATCAAAGAAGATCTTGTTGAGTACCATTCAAAACTGGAAAAATGTTCGAGAAAATACCCGACATATCGTATTAAATATCGCATCAAAAAAGATGGAAAAAAAATATGGGTTGATGAACATGGTAAGATGATTATTTTACACAAAAAAAGATCTTACATTTCTTTAATTAAACCACTTGATATAAGACGGTATCCAGAGAGTGAAGTTGATGTATTAAATAACCTCGCTGGACACAAAGAAATGTATCAAGAAATGCAACGTCTTCATCGTAAAAAAAACGCGTATCATTTTGTCTTAATTTACTTAACTAATATACCAAAGATTAATGAAAAATATGGACGAGAATTTGGTGATTTGATGATGGGAGAATATCTCTCTCAAATACGATTTAAATTCATTAAAGACAATCAAAGTTTATTCCGAATTTCTGGTATAAAATTTGGATTAATCATTAAAGAGAAAAGTAAGTTTGACATTCTCGATCGTGCTCTTGTTGGCTCTGGAGAACTCTTTACTATGCATATGAAATTTGGTGGAGTAACACAAACAATTTATCCCAATCTAGGAATCTCAGAATCACCTTATGAAGGGAAAAAACCAGAGACAGTATTACAAGAAGCTGAACAAGCGCTTCAGCAAACATTTCATGATTCATTTGGCCAGTCATTCTGTTTCTTTAACCGAAAGTAG
- a CDS encoding NAD(P)-binding protein: MEKYDVVIIGGGLGSLTTATYLSKRLRNVAVFEQQKDRKLESYSKRFRDSENSNFKYTFHHHDMGGVHRGDLFYEYLKQCGIANKFEFYDNFHTMIVTRDRQLVRRPNNMKDFKTYLVRRYPKQRDEIHRLFTDIMAHYKDFRVQKQARLINAEFTLSSVLIEWGDLSLRDVLEKYISDERVIDEFTLTYNSVGLQPEDINAYHYFIKWFDTFIDGNHFITTSYDQIVQTLTTEISKTREKIFMNRSIKDVIIKNDKIVKVIDDDDNVIEARHFIINMRTDEFVDRYAPKRLDIKEKFLSMYPKIEVELFVNQAYIGLNCAPEEIDMFDSQYIFSEVEDDAVRILSIINYKAYDDKACPDGKTALLVEFVDDNTPRKTKLEEVVSQLLAYFPKAKDHITLQRIGAKIPYMSSLASPEYWEGKTINDLFEIDDYSDINPFPNAYFIGSWMKPEAGITGIIQTGVEYGDIIDDLIYHGEDDDYFINHDELMNIINHQFIPNSLGKVEKNIQFFIGKDSYYIRTKGAHQRLYKGVSDISDIIIIATNETLYDLSVGNTTLDKAISNGTLEYVGSEEFLNEVMEAFDMGIEITKPITYQYVQGKWGNIIFLVQMALLLISNLLANYHYNVIIGPVTLALFGGTVYFKYRMVHKISVFEYFVLGLYFILSVLSIFIPYINEMKDAKYTLGIFSIYLLGTWLINRPLAYSYIRHDYRTDYTRTKLFVKMSGGLTFIWGMTFFVILIMDITLIRSYASLAYYMIPLSFYLSIFYPSSYITGYID; this comes from the coding sequence GTGGAAAAGTATGATGTTGTCATTATTGGTGGTGGACTTGGGAGTCTAACTACCGCTACATATTTATCGAAGCGACTGCGCAATGTCGCCGTTTTTGAGCAGCAAAAAGACCGTAAACTAGAGTCGTACTCAAAACGTTTCCGTGATTCGGAAAACTCGAACTTTAAATATACATTCCACCATCACGATATGGGTGGAGTTCATCGTGGAGACTTGTTCTATGAATACCTAAAACAGTGTGGGATAGCGAATAAGTTTGAGTTTTACGATAATTTTCACACGATGATTGTTACACGAGATCGTCAATTGGTACGTCGCCCAAACAATATGAAAGATTTCAAGACTTACTTAGTTCGACGATATCCCAAACAACGTGATGAAATTCATCGTTTGTTTACGGATATAATGGCTCATTATAAGGATTTCCGGGTTCAAAAGCAAGCTCGACTCATCAATGCTGAATTTACGTTATCAAGTGTATTGATTGAATGGGGCGATTTAAGTTTGCGTGATGTACTGGAAAAATATATTAGTGACGAACGAGTAATAGACGAGTTCACACTAACCTACAATTCTGTTGGACTACAACCAGAAGATATTAATGCGTACCATTATTTCATTAAGTGGTTTGATACATTTATTGACGGAAATCACTTTATAACGACATCGTATGATCAAATTGTGCAAACACTTACCACTGAGATTTCAAAAACACGAGAAAAAATCTTCATGAACCGTTCGATTAAAGATGTTATTATCAAAAATGACAAAATTGTTAAGGTCATTGATGATGATGACAATGTGATTGAAGCGCGACACTTTATCATCAATATGAGAACTGATGAATTTGTTGATCGTTACGCACCAAAACGGCTAGATATAAAGGAAAAGTTCTTGTCGATGTATCCTAAAATTGAAGTCGAACTCTTTGTCAATCAAGCATATATCGGCTTAAATTGTGCACCAGAAGAAATCGACATGTTCGACAGTCAGTATATATTTAGTGAAGTGGAAGACGATGCTGTACGAATTCTCAGTATAATCAATTATAAGGCCTATGATGACAAGGCTTGTCCGGACGGTAAAACGGCTTTATTAGTAGAGTTTGTTGATGATAATACACCACGAAAAACAAAGTTAGAGGAAGTGGTTTCTCAGTTATTAGCTTATTTCCCTAAGGCAAAAGACCACATTACGTTGCAACGTATTGGAGCGAAAATCCCGTATATGAGTAGTTTGGCTTCCCCTGAATACTGGGAAGGAAAGACGATTAATGATTTGTTTGAAATTGATGATTACAGCGATATTAACCCATTTCCCAATGCTTATTTCATTGGATCTTGGATGAAACCAGAAGCTGGAATTACGGGTATAATTCAAACTGGAGTAGAATATGGTGACATCATTGATGATCTGATCTATCATGGTGAAGATGATGACTATTTCATTAATCATGATGAACTGATGAATATTATTAATCACCAGTTTATCCCAAATTCACTGGGCAAAGTGGAGAAGAACATTCAGTTCTTTATTGGTAAAGACTCGTATTATATTCGAACCAAAGGGGCGCATCAGCGTTTGTACAAGGGTGTTAGTGATATTTCGGATATCATTATCATAGCAACGAATGAGACATTATATGATTTAAGTGTTGGTAATACAACGCTAGATAAAGCGATTTCCAATGGTACACTTGAATATGTTGGTAGCGAAGAATTTCTCAATGAAGTCATGGAAGCTTTTGATATGGGAATTGAGATTACAAAACCAATAACGTATCAGTATGTTCAAGGAAAATGGGGAAATATTATCTTTCTTGTTCAAATGGCACTTCTTCTGATTTCGAATCTACTGGCAAACTACCATTACAACGTCATTATTGGTCCAGTTACCTTGGCTCTATTTGGTGGTACGGTATATTTCAAATATCGGATGGTACACAAGATATCTGTATTTGAGTACTTTGTTCTTGGTTTATACTTCATTTTATCAGTGTTGAGTATATTTATACCGTATATCAACGAAATGAAGGATGCCAAATATACGCTTGGTATCTTTTCGATATACCTTTTAGGCACCTGGTTGATCAACCGTCCATTAGCATATTCGTATATTCGACATGATTATCGTACGGATTATACTAGAACGAAGCTATTTGTCAAGATGAGTGGTGGGTTAACGTTTATTTGGGGAATGACATTCTTTGTCATCTTGATCATGGACATTACACTAATTCGTAGTTATGCTTCCTTAGCATACTACATGATTCCACTATCGTTCTACCTATCAATTTTCTATCCATCATCCTACATCACGGGTTATATTGACTAA
- a CDS encoding diacylglycerol/lipid kinase family protein has protein sequence MDLILYNPKSKNSRGNIQTHKLIKAYKKANKPFRLKSILKIDDVTSYLDEHTHFQNIILLGGDGTINNLVNNIVHYDLQPDIYLKKNGSGNDFLRTLKIQDHKPQFIMENTLDNTDKHYFINGTGIGLDGLVIDYVDNAKNKGKLTYFLSSFRAMMNFVPEPLDVTIDGESYHFKKAYTLIINNGQFVGGGMRMTPDANLYDEDLEILVVHRVPKYLLLVIFSSVYFGLHTRFKRYVFHKRGRHIKASFTTPQIGQSDGEKFIDVTTVEVQSTNKNIHFRAYK, from the coding sequence ATGGATCTCATTCTATACAACCCAAAATCAAAAAATAGTCGTGGAAATATCCAGACCCACAAACTAATCAAAGCCTATAAGAAAGCGAATAAACCGTTTCGGCTTAAGAGTATATTGAAAATTGACGATGTGACATCTTACCTCGATGAACACACTCACTTTCAAAACATCATCCTCTTAGGTGGTGATGGCACGATTAACAATCTCGTGAACAATATTGTTCATTATGATCTGCAACCGGATATTTACCTCAAGAAAAATGGATCTGGTAACGACTTTTTACGCACCCTAAAAATACAAGATCACAAACCTCAATTTATCATGGAAAATACGTTGGATAATACGGATAAACATTACTTTATAAATGGAACGGGAATTGGCTTAGATGGGCTCGTTATCGACTATGTGGATAACGCAAAAAACAAAGGAAAATTAACCTATTTCCTCTCCTCATTTCGAGCGATGATGAACTTTGTACCCGAACCCTTGGACGTCACTATTGATGGAGAATCCTACCACTTTAAAAAAGCATACACGTTAATCATCAACAATGGCCAATTTGTTGGTGGCGGAATGCGCATGACACCGGACGCAAACCTCTATGATGAAGATTTGGAGATTCTTGTCGTACACAGAGTTCCAAAATACCTACTACTCGTCATCTTTTCTTCTGTCTACTTCGGTCTTCACACCCGGTTCAAACGGTATGTATTCCACAAGAGAGGGCGCCATATAAAGGCATCATTCACAACGCCCCAAATTGGCCAATCCGATGGTGAGAAGTTCATCGATGTTACGACCGTTGAAGTTCAATCAACAAATAAGAATATTCATTTTCGTGCATACAAGTAA
- a CDS encoding glucose-6-phosphate isomerase, protein MNKQITVDITNATSFIDEALLPNIEQEIKQAHKTLVKKTGAGSDYTGWVTLPNDYDKGEFSRIQKAAKKIQEDSDVLLVIGIGGSYLGAKAALDMLNKHFDKDQSLEIIFVGHHISSSYIADLLDYIDGKELSINVISKSGTTTEPAIAFRIFKQVLLDKYGQEEANKRIYATTDKARGALRSLADKEGYETFIVPDDVGGRYSVLTPVGLLPIAASGVDIEAMMRGAQDALQEYTVENLSNPVYKYVALRNLLYRSGKKIEMLVNYEPSLFFVGEWWKQLFGESEGKDHLGIFPSSASFSTDLHSLGQYIQDGERHLFETVLNVDNPRREIAVPSDERNLDGLNYLANKTVDFVNKKAFLGTLLAHTDGGIPNIIVNLPDTSPYTFGKMVYFFELACGISGYVLGINPFNQPGVEAYKKNMFALLEKPGYEELTKELKKRL, encoded by the coding sequence ATGAACAAGCAAATAACCGTAGATATTACAAACGCAACGTCATTTATAGATGAAGCTTTATTACCAAACATTGAGCAAGAAATTAAACAAGCGCATAAAACACTTGTAAAGAAAACTGGTGCAGGAAGTGATTACACAGGTTGGGTAACATTGCCTAACGATTATGACAAAGGTGAATTTTCCCGAATTCAAAAGGCTGCGAAGAAGATCCAAGAAGATAGTGATGTACTGCTAGTGATTGGAATTGGGGGCTCTTATTTGGGGGCAAAAGCTGCATTGGATATGTTGAATAAGCATTTTGATAAAGACCAATCCTTAGAAATCATATTTGTCGGACATCATATTTCATCATCTTACATTGCTGATTTATTGGATTATATTGATGGGAAAGAGCTATCTATCAACGTAATAAGCAAGTCTGGTACGACGACAGAACCAGCAATTGCCTTCCGAATTTTTAAACAGGTACTCCTTGATAAATATGGACAAGAAGAAGCGAATAAACGAATTTATGCAACTACGGATAAAGCGCGGGGTGCATTACGCTCCTTAGCCGATAAAGAAGGCTACGAGACATTCATCGTTCCTGATGATGTTGGTGGTCGTTACAGTGTTCTTACCCCTGTAGGGTTATTACCAATTGCTGCTTCGGGAGTCGATATTGAAGCGATGATGCGAGGTGCACAAGATGCACTACAAGAATATACAGTAGAAAATCTAAGTAATCCCGTCTATAAATACGTTGCTTTGCGCAATTTATTATATCGAAGCGGTAAAAAGATTGAAATGCTCGTCAATTATGAACCATCATTATTCTTTGTTGGTGAATGGTGGAAACAATTATTTGGTGAGAGTGAAGGAAAGGATCATTTGGGAATTTTCCCATCAAGTGCATCCTTTAGTACCGACTTACATAGTTTAGGACAATATATTCAAGATGGTGAGAGACATCTATTTGAAACGGTATTAAACGTTGATAATCCACGACGGGAAATCGCTGTACCAAGCGATGAACGAAACCTTGATGGATTGAACTACTTAGCCAATAAAACCGTTGATTTTGTCAATAAAAAAGCATTTCTTGGAACCCTTTTAGCTCATACTGATGGCGGAATACCAAACATTATTGTGAATCTTCCAGATACTTCTCCTTATACATTTGGTAAAATGGTGTACTTCTTTGAATTGGCCTGTGGAATTAGTGGATACGTTTTAGGAATTAATCCATTTAATCAACCTGGTGTAGAAGCATACAAGAAAAACATGTTTGCATTATTGGAAAAACCAGGATATGAAGAGTTAACCAAGGAACTAAAAAAACGTCTATGA
- a CDS encoding YutD family protein has translation MIETDHGYFEIIKDYKEALEIKMFNDKYVPYLNRYKYIVGDYSADMLRLKGFTDKTVETIPDYLMESCTPNAPYFVLRRLNKKKPKN, from the coding sequence ATGATAGAAACCGATCATGGCTATTTTGAAATCATTAAGGATTACAAGGAAGCCCTTGAAATAAAGATGTTTAACGATAAGTATGTTCCGTACTTAAATCGTTATAAGTATATTGTTGGCGACTATAGTGCTGATATGTTACGTTTAAAGGGTTTTACCGACAAAACCGTAGAAACAATACCAGATTATTTAATGGAGTCTTGTACGCCAAATGCACCGTATTTTGTATTGCGTCGACTCAACAAAAAGAAACCAAAAAATTAG
- the ispF gene encoding 2-C-methyl-D-erythritol 2,4-cyclodiphosphate synthase, whose translation MIRIGHSTDTHRLEPGYRLLIGGVRIPHVKGSVGHSDGDCLLHTVCESLIGALSLGDLGSLFPDTSEEFRGINSSLLVRKVMEKIIERGYHVVNIDSTVYLERPKLQQYIPQIRENIASLLHIEPEFVSVKATTGERVGIIGREEAIMTESVVLVSND comes from the coding sequence ATGATCCGTATAGGACATAGTACGGATACCCATCGATTGGAACCGGGCTATCGTTTGTTGATAGGTGGTGTACGTATTCCCCATGTCAAAGGAAGTGTTGGTCACAGTGATGGAGACTGTCTCCTTCACACAGTGTGTGAATCGCTAATTGGGGCTCTTTCCCTAGGAGATTTGGGTAGTTTATTCCCAGATACTTCCGAAGAGTTTCGAGGCATTAATTCTTCACTATTGGTCCGAAAAGTGATGGAGAAGATCATCGAGCGTGGATATCACGTCGTTAATATTGATTCAACGGTCTATTTAGAACGTCCAAAATTGCAGCAATACATTCCTCAAATACGTGAGAATATCGCTTCATTACTGCATATTGAACCTGAATTTGTCAGTGTTAAGGCGACCACAGGCGAACGTGTAGGAATTATTGGTCGAGAAGAAGCCATCATGACCGAGAGTGTTGTCTTGGTTTCAAACGATTAA